AAGCCACAGCCAAGACAGACTGCGAAACGCAACTTCCAGACTGCTGGCCCAGTTAATGCCGATGGGATATGGATTTTCACCGTGCCAGTGATGCCACTGGCGAAACAGTTCCACGCCGAACTTCTCGTTGCCCGTCAGGCGGAATGCTTTTGCCAGTGTGACCAGATGTTGGTGCCGGTTCAGTTCCCACGTAACTTTACTGTCTCCCACCTCGTCGAAATCGAGATACTTTATCCGGTACCAAGGCAACTTCGGGGCTCGGATTCCGTGGACGCGGTCGCAATGCCAATCGATCTCCTCTCCATAGTCCACGCCGTCGTAGCCCAGCAAGTCGAAACGATGCGCGCAGATTCGCTCGGCACGTTCGACGATCTGCTTTGCCTCCTGTGGGAACGACTGCCGCAATCTCTCAATCAGACCCGGAACCTCATCGGTCGAGAAGAAGAACGTCGGCTGCGATCCCGAAGCAACCGAGTTCATCGCAGGCGCAAACTCCGCACCCGCCTTGTAGCGCGCCAGGTCGAGACGCGCCATGGCCAACTGGCGGATTCGGTCACCAATTTCCCCGTGCTCCATCCCTAGTGCGCGCCGATAGACGCGCTTCCAGTCCCCCGCCCGCGAACTCATTCCGCACCTCGCGCGCGCAACAGTTCGGTATAGAGCTGATCGGTTTTTTCAATCATCCGCTGAAAACTGAACTCCGACGCAACGGACTTTCGGCCATTCTCTCCTAAGCTGCTTGCCAACCCGGGATCGCGCAAAAGACGAAGAATGGCCTGCGCGAGCGCGGACGAATCCTGCGGGGGAACCAGCAGCCCGGTCCTGCCGTCCTGAATGATCTCGGCATTGCCTCCAACCCGGCTGGCAACAGTGGGCAAGCCTGCCGCCAGATATTCCAAAACCGCGTTGGGCAAACCCTCGGCCCGGGAGGGCAGAACGGCAATGTCGGAACAGCTCAGAATGCGGGGAACATCGTCGCGCCGTCCGAGAAATAAGAAATGGCGCTCCAGTCCCTGTTGCGCCACCTGCGCTTCAAAGTCCTTCCTCAGTGCTCCGTCGCCAGCCAGCACAAAACGGCTCTCAGGAAACTCATCCGTGATCGCCTTTGCCGCGGCAATCAGCCAGGGATGTCCCTTGACATCGCTGTGCATGTTTCCCACCAGCACAATCCATTTCTGCTTTTCCGCCTCCCCACCGGACAAAAGCCAGCTCCGATCTCGCGAACCCCCATTGAATCTCTCCCCGTCCACACCGTTATGAATCACGCGAATCTTCTCGGGAGCAAAATGATCCTCGGTCTGCATCGCGTCTCGAATCGCATTCGCATTGGTGAGTACAGCGGTTGAAAGATTCTGCAAACGGCGAACCCATACGCGGCGCCGCGTCTTATATAAATCAAGGTGCGCTAAGTCGCGCTGACTCGAAATGATGACCGGCACACGCGCCAGCAGCGCCGCCGGGATGCCCAGCAGATTCGCGTACAGGTCGTGAGTGTGAACAATACGGAAACCACCGCGACGCAGAAACACCGCGAGGCGCAGCATCTGATAGATACCGCGGACCGAATCGAAGCCGCCCTCGGGATAGAATTCGCGAATAGAAACAGACGTTCCGGCCAACTTCTCCAATAGCGGGCCACGCGCCCGCAGACAACCCAGAGTAATTTCATAACGCTCGGAGTCCAGCCGTGTCGCCAACTCGACGGCCTGGGTCTCGGTGCCTCCGACGTTCAAGGAATCGACCAGGAAGAATATTCTCCGGCGCGACCGGGTTGGTCGAGGCGTCGGCCGACCATTCGACGCTTGCCTCTCCCGCAATTCCTGCACTCCCTGCGAGCCCGCAGCCAGGGATTCCGGGCGTTGGTCCATTGCATCCATGCTCCTTCATACTAGCGGCAATTCCCCGCCGTTGCACAGCACAACCGTGGTGTCAGAATATTAAGTTCACGTTAAAAGACGGGCTGCAACACCCGCGCGGTTTGCCGCTATTCGCGCCGTCGGCTATCTTAGAACTTCGCCATTCGAAAGACGAGAAGGGTACAAATGGGCCGGACGATCAGCATTTTCGGGTTAGGTTATGTGGGAACCGTCACGGCTGCTTGCCTGGCGCACCAGGGAAACCGGGTTACCGGAGTCGACCTCAGCCCGGCCAAGGTCGCGGCCCTCGACAGCGGACGCAGTCCCATTGTTGAGCCAGCGGTGGCCGACCTGATTGCCGAATCGCAGAAGGCCGGCCGGCTCCGCGCCACGTCCGATTCCGAAAAAGCTGTTCTCGACACCGAGATCTCCGTCCTCTGCGTGGGCACTCCCAGCATGCGCAACGGTAAACTCGACTTGGGCCACATCGGCCCGGTCTGTCAGGAAATCGGAGCCGCCCTCCGCAAGAAAGATTCCTTCCACCTCATCGTACTGCGCAGCACGGTATTGCCGGGCACTGCGGAGACCATCGTCGTTCCCACTTTAGAGAAAGCGGGCGGCAAGAAAATCGGACGCGACTTTGGAGTTTGCGTGAATCCTGAGTTCATGCGCGAGGGCACAGCGGTTGCCGATTTTCTTGAGCCTTCCATCACTATCATTGGAGCCGCCGATCCCGCGCACAGCCAGATTCTTCGCGACCTCTACGCCTGGGTTCCGGGCCGCGTTTTTGAAACCTCATTCCGCTCCGCCGA
Above is a window of Candidatus Sulfotelmatobacter sp. DNA encoding:
- a CDS encoding glycosyltransferase, which gives rise to MDQRPESLAAGSQGVQELRERQASNGRPTPRPTRSRRRIFFLVDSLNVGGTETQAVELATRLDSERYEITLGCLRARGPLLEKLAGTSVSIREFYPEGGFDSVRGIYQMLRLAVFLRRGGFRIVHTHDLYANLLGIPAALLARVPVIISSQRDLAHLDLYKTRRRVWVRRLQNLSTAVLTNANAIRDAMQTEDHFAPEKIRVIHNGVDGERFNGGSRDRSWLLSGGEAEKQKWIVLVGNMHSDVKGHPWLIAAAKAITDEFPESRFVLAGDGALRKDFEAQVAQQGLERHFLFLGRRDDVPRILSCSDIAVLPSRAEGLPNAVLEYLAAGLPTVASRVGGNAEIIQDGRTGLLVPPQDSSALAQAILRLLRDPGLASSLGENGRKSVASEFSFQRMIEKTDQLYTELLRARGAE